A genomic window from Treponema maltophilum ATCC 51939 includes:
- the ilvD gene encoding dihydroxy-acid dehydratase, which yields MKSDNVTKGRDRAPHRSLFWAMGYTEEELNRPLVGVCCAKNEIIPGHIYLDKIAEAVKAGVRMAGGTPIEFPVIGVCDGIAMGHEGMRYSLVTREIIADSVECVARAHQFDALVMIPNCDKVVPGMLMAAGRLDLPTVFCSGGAMLPGKISGSADQCGANPYAGKGLSLSDVFEAVGAAASGTIDDAQLREVEQSACPGCGSCSGMFTANSMNCVTEVLGLALPGNGTIPAVSGRRIALAKHAGMAVMDMFFKNINARKILTENAFRNALVADMALGCSSNTVLHLPAVAREAGVRIDLKSINEISERTPNLCRLAPAGHSFISDLDDAGGIGAVLAELNKKKLIDTSLITVTGKTIAENIAGAVNRNPRVIRPIENPYSEEGGIAVLFGNLAPKGTVVKRSACARELMKYTGTAKVFDSEEECYKAVQERKIQKGDVVVIRYEGPKGGPGMREMLAVTAALAGQGLDKYVALITDGRFSGATRGASFGHCSPEAASGGPIGLVKNGDKISFDIPNYAIKLEVSDEELEKRRSEWKAPEPKVSGCLRRYAQSVSGADEGAVLQ from the coding sequence ATGAAAAGCGATAATGTAACGAAGGGACGCGACCGCGCTCCTCACCGCTCGCTCTTTTGGGCGATGGGATATACCGAAGAAGAATTGAACAGGCCGCTTGTCGGCGTATGCTGCGCAAAAAACGAAATTATTCCCGGGCACATATATTTGGATAAAATCGCCGAAGCGGTAAAAGCGGGCGTGCGCATGGCCGGCGGTACTCCCATTGAATTTCCCGTTATCGGCGTATGCGACGGCATCGCGATGGGGCATGAAGGAATGCGCTATTCGCTGGTTACGCGCGAAATCATAGCCGATTCGGTCGAATGCGTTGCGCGCGCCCATCAATTCGACGCGCTCGTTATGATTCCCAACTGCGATAAGGTTGTGCCGGGCATGCTCATGGCCGCAGGCAGGCTTGATTTACCGACGGTTTTTTGTTCGGGCGGCGCGATGCTTCCCGGAAAAATTTCCGGCTCGGCCGATCAATGCGGTGCGAATCCCTATGCGGGAAAAGGTTTGAGCCTGTCCGATGTTTTTGAAGCCGTAGGGGCTGCCGCATCGGGAACGATAGACGACGCTCAGCTGCGCGAAGTTGAACAAAGCGCTTGTCCCGGCTGCGGTTCGTGTTCGGGCATGTTTACGGCAAACAGCATGAACTGCGTTACCGAAGTTTTGGGTTTGGCGCTTCCGGGAAACGGTACGATTCCGGCCGTCAGCGGAAGACGCATCGCTTTGGCAAAACATGCCGGCATGGCGGTTATGGATATGTTTTTTAAAAACATCAATGCGCGCAAAATCTTAACCGAAAACGCTTTCCGCAACGCCCTCGTCGCCGATATGGCGCTGGGCTGCAGTTCCAACACCGTTTTGCATTTGCCCGCCGTTGCCCGCGAAGCCGGAGTGCGCATCGACTTAAAAAGCATCAATGAAATATCGGAACGCACGCCTAATTTGTGCCGTCTTGCGCCGGCCGGGCACAGTTTTATAAGCGACTTGGACGACGCCGGCGGCATCGGCGCCGTTTTAGCCGAATTGAATAAAAAGAAACTTATCGATACTTCTTTAATAACCGTAACGGGAAAAACGATTGCGGAAAATATCGCCGGCGCGGTAAACCGCAATCCTCGGGTTATCCGCCCTATAGAAAATCCCTATTCCGAAGAAGGCGGCATTGCCGTTCTTTTCGGCAACCTTGCGCCTAAGGGAACGGTCGTAAAGCGTTCGGCATGCGCACGCGAGCTTATGAAGTACACGGGAACGGCGAAGGTTTTCGATTCCGAAGAAGAGTGCTATAAGGCCGTTCAGGAACGAAAAATTCAAAAAGGCGACGTCGTCGTTATCCGCTACGAAGGACCTAAGGGCGGGCCGGGCATGCGCGAAATGCTTGCCGTTACCGCCGCTCTTGCGGGGCAGGGCTTGGATAAATACGTCGCGCTCATTACCGACGGACGTTTTTCCGGCGCCACGCGCGGCGCTTCTTTCGGTCACTGTTCTCCCGAAGCGGCAAGCGGCGGGCCCATCGGCTTGGTAAAAAACGGCGACAAAATTTCATTCGATATACCGAATTATGCAATAAAGCTTGAAGTAAGCGACGAAGAACTCGAAAAACGCCGCTCTGAATGGAAGGCTCCCGAACCGAAGGTATCCGGCTGTTTACGGCGTTATGCACAATCCGTTTCGGGAGCGGATGAAGGAGCCGTGCTGCAATGA